In Arthrobacter ramosus, one DNA window encodes the following:
- a CDS encoding transglycosylase domain-containing protein, protein MASKNGRKRGLAAALWRVFGFFVVSAICGVLAAGLVVPGVASAGMAVSGSIKYFDNLPGDLVVAAPSQSTKVLSADGKTIATFYAENRVRVSLDQMSPYIKDAIVAVEDSRFYEHGGIDPQGILRALASNFTKGTNEGASTLTQQYVTNVLNESRLAAGQTGQVVLSGQKTIGDKLREMKLAVELEKKFTKDQILEGYLNIVFFNRDAYGIEAAAQHFFSVSAKDLSLPQAALLAGLVNSPSYFDPSVHPDNSIQRRNLVLSDMLAQHKIQQAAYAAAVATPIKLNITPGKQGCAAADMAVYFCDYISHLILNDPAYGASVTDREQLLYRGGLTITTTLDSRLQVVAQQQVDATAGANPDKWGASLVSVQPGTGKILAMAQNTVFLPEPGKFDTQLNFNVDSKDANGNDLNGAGGFQPGSAMKPFTFTEWLNEGKSMTTEVDASRRTYPLGFPWKDSCGKVLGGYSTAQKIAGLGTADDLRNNDEGYYRPMPVNYGLYNSINTATFAEAAQLDFCGIQKVVDAVGLHSGVDNAPVNMHQLGNLLGGTEVSPLVMADAFATFANDGTYCAPIAIVGITDPSGGKLPAQASSCHPAIKPEVARGVDSVLQDVLKRGSGIYIQPKVQDLFPTAAKTGTNNSNGSTWVVGFTTGLATASFFGDTMAGQSRVGQNVTINGKFYTAIDGYMLAGPQWANYMTQVAGLYPAAGFPAPPASMAGTPTPTPSH, encoded by the coding sequence ATGGCGTCGAAGAACGGTCGAAAACGCGGTTTGGCCGCGGCCCTCTGGAGGGTCTTCGGATTCTTCGTCGTGAGCGCCATTTGTGGCGTACTGGCCGCCGGGCTGGTCGTCCCCGGTGTGGCTTCGGCGGGCATGGCCGTCAGCGGTTCGATCAAGTACTTTGACAACCTTCCGGGCGATCTGGTGGTCGCCGCGCCGTCGCAGTCCACCAAAGTGCTCAGCGCTGACGGAAAGACGATCGCCACCTTCTATGCGGAGAACCGGGTGAGGGTCAGCCTCGACCAAATGTCCCCCTACATCAAGGACGCGATTGTCGCCGTCGAGGACAGCCGCTTCTACGAGCACGGCGGCATCGACCCACAGGGGATTCTCCGGGCATTAGCGTCCAACTTCACGAAGGGCACCAACGAGGGCGCGTCGACCCTGACCCAGCAGTATGTGACAAACGTACTGAACGAGTCCCGTTTGGCGGCAGGCCAGACCGGTCAGGTGGTGCTCAGCGGTCAGAAGACCATCGGCGACAAGCTGCGCGAAATGAAGCTCGCCGTCGAACTCGAGAAGAAATTCACGAAGGACCAGATCCTGGAGGGCTACCTCAATATTGTGTTCTTCAACAGGGACGCGTACGGGATCGAAGCGGCAGCGCAGCACTTCTTCAGCGTCTCAGCCAAGGACCTCAGCCTTCCACAGGCCGCACTGCTCGCCGGCCTGGTCAACAGTCCCAGCTACTTCGACCCCTCCGTCCATCCGGACAACTCCATCCAACGCCGCAACCTTGTGCTGTCCGACATGCTCGCCCAGCACAAGATCCAGCAGGCAGCGTATGCGGCCGCCGTCGCCACTCCCATCAAGCTCAACATCACCCCCGGGAAGCAAGGCTGCGCCGCAGCAGACATGGCCGTGTATTTCTGCGACTACATCTCCCACCTCATCCTCAATGATCCGGCCTACGGTGCCAGCGTCACGGACCGGGAACAGCTTCTGTACCGCGGTGGCTTGACGATCACCACCACCTTGGACAGCCGCTTGCAAGTAGTGGCACAGCAGCAGGTCGATGCCACAGCAGGGGCCAACCCCGACAAATGGGGCGCCTCCTTGGTCTCGGTACAGCCCGGCACGGGCAAGATCCTGGCGATGGCGCAGAACACCGTCTTTCTTCCTGAACCCGGAAAATTCGATACCCAGCTGAACTTCAACGTCGATTCAAAAGACGCCAACGGTAATGACCTGAACGGAGCCGGAGGGTTCCAGCCAGGCTCCGCCATGAAGCCGTTCACTTTCACTGAGTGGCTCAACGAGGGCAAGTCCATGACCACAGAGGTGGACGCGTCGCGGCGCACCTATCCACTCGGATTCCCCTGGAAAGACAGCTGCGGGAAGGTGCTGGGCGGTTACAGCACCGCCCAGAAGATAGCCGGCCTCGGTACAGCGGACGACCTCCGCAACAACGACGAGGGATACTACCGCCCAATGCCCGTCAACTACGGGCTCTACAACTCCATCAACACCGCAACCTTTGCCGAGGCAGCCCAACTGGACTTCTGCGGCATCCAGAAAGTGGTCGATGCGGTAGGTCTCCACAGCGGCGTGGACAACGCCCCCGTGAACATGCACCAACTGGGCAACCTGCTCGGCGGCACTGAAGTATCGCCGCTCGTCATGGCCGACGCCTTTGCCACTTTCGCCAACGACGGCACGTACTGCGCGCCGATCGCCATTGTGGGCATCACGGATCCATCCGGCGGGAAGCTGCCCGCCCAAGCCAGTTCATGCCACCCGGCCATCAAGCCCGAGGTTGCCCGCGGCGTCGACTCCGTGCTCCAGGACGTCCTGAAACGGGGGTCCGGCATCTATATTCAACCGAAAGTCCAGGACCTGTTCCCTACCGCGGCAAAAACGGGAACGAACAATAGCAACGGCTCCACCTGGGTGGTCGGATTCACCACCGGGCTCGCCACTGCGTCCTTCTTCGGCGACACCATGGCAGGGCAGAGCCGGGTCGGACAGAACGTGACCATCAACGGCAAGTTCTACACCGCCATCGACGGCTACATGCTGGCTGGCCCCCAGTGGGCCAACTACATGACGCAAGTCGCCGGGCTGTACCCGGCGGCAGGCTTCCCTGCGCCGCCCGCGTCCATGGCGGGGACACCTACGCCGACTCCTTCCCACTGA
- a CDS encoding threonine/serine dehydratase codes for MITRVDVDEAAARIAGRIRRTPVFEADAGTVPGQLWFKCEFMQHTGTFKARGAFNRVLAARERGELKDDVGIVVASGGNAGLANAYAAAQLRVPATVFVPETAPAVKVKKLKASGATVVQRGTEYAEAFEAALDYAAETGAVYCHAYDQAEIAAGAGTVGSELLEQLGEVDTVVVAVGGGGLMAGIAAAVEGHARVVGVEPDNAPTLYSALAAGAPVDVAVSGIAADSLGARQIGRIGFEVAVRTGVRTVLVSDDDIAAARSLLWEQYRIVVEHGAAAAFAAVNSGAYVPAEGERVAVVLCGANTDPATV; via the coding sequence ATGATCACACGCGTCGACGTCGATGAAGCTGCCGCCCGGATTGCGGGAAGGATCCGCCGCACACCCGTATTCGAAGCCGATGCCGGAACGGTGCCCGGGCAATTGTGGTTCAAATGCGAGTTCATGCAGCACACGGGGACGTTCAAGGCGAGGGGTGCTTTCAACCGCGTTCTGGCCGCGCGGGAGCGCGGCGAGCTGAAGGACGATGTTGGAATCGTCGTTGCTTCGGGAGGCAATGCGGGGTTGGCGAATGCCTATGCCGCGGCGCAGCTCCGTGTGCCCGCAACCGTCTTTGTCCCCGAGACCGCACCTGCCGTGAAGGTCAAGAAGCTCAAGGCCAGCGGAGCCACGGTGGTCCAGCGCGGAACCGAGTACGCCGAAGCGTTTGAGGCCGCCCTTGACTACGCCGCGGAAACCGGCGCAGTCTACTGCCACGCTTACGACCAAGCCGAAATCGCCGCTGGCGCGGGCACTGTCGGCTCGGAGCTCCTGGAACAGCTAGGGGAGGTAGACACCGTTGTGGTAGCCGTTGGAGGCGGCGGGCTCATGGCGGGAATCGCGGCCGCCGTCGAAGGTCACGCCAGAGTCGTCGGCGTCGAGCCGGACAACGCTCCCACTCTCTATTCGGCCCTCGCTGCAGGGGCACCCGTTGACGTTGCCGTCTCCGGGATCGCTGCAGATTCCCTGGGCGCCCGGCAGATCGGCCGGATCGGTTTCGAGGTGGCTGTCCGCACGGGTGTCCGGACGGTCCTGGTGTCCGACGACGACATCGCCGCGGCGCGCTCCCTGCTCTGGGAGCAGTACCGGATTGTCGTGGAACATGGCGCAGCCGCCGCTTTCGCGGCCGTGAACTCCGGAGCGTATGTTCCGGCAGAAGGTGAACGCGTGGCCGTGGTCCTCTGCGGCGCCAATACCGACCCCGCCACGGTCTGA
- a CDS encoding adenylate kinase yields the protein MTRLIIMGPPGSGKGTQAEHIAGHFGIPAISTGDIFRAHVGGKTELGAEASKYMDSGEFVPDHVTNAMIRQRLGSADVLAGFLLDGYPRTTAQIEALDGILAGNQQQLDAVVELAVDDDELVARMLRRAQEQGRSDDTAPVIRRRLELYRKETQAVVERYSERGIVLAVDGSGQREEITAKAIAAIESALGKGL from the coding sequence ATGACGCGATTGATCATCATGGGCCCTCCTGGCTCGGGCAAGGGCACCCAGGCTGAGCACATCGCCGGGCATTTCGGCATACCCGCCATTTCCACCGGAGACATCTTCCGCGCGCACGTCGGCGGCAAGACGGAACTCGGAGCCGAAGCCAGCAAGTACATGGACAGCGGCGAGTTCGTGCCGGATCACGTCACCAATGCCATGATCCGTCAGCGGCTTGGCAGCGCCGACGTCCTGGCAGGATTCCTCCTGGACGGATATCCCCGCACGACGGCGCAGATCGAGGCATTGGACGGCATTCTGGCCGGCAACCAGCAGCAACTGGATGCCGTCGTCGAACTAGCGGTCGACGACGACGAGCTCGTCGCGCGGATGCTCCGCAGGGCGCAGGAGCAGGGCCGGAGCGATGACACAGCGCCGGTGATCCGACGTCGCCTGGAACTTTACCGCAAGGAAACACAGGCCGTGGTTGAGCGATACTCCGAGCGCGGAATCGTGCTCGCCGTGGATGGTTCGGGCCAGCGGGAAGAGATCACGGCCAAGGCAATAGCCGCCATTGAATCAGCACTAGGAAAGGGACTGTGA
- a CDS encoding glycoside hydrolase family 15 protein, giving the protein MIGDLHTAALVSTAGSIDWLCLPRFDSPACFAALLDSPQAGRWLLAPETGGICTRRQYRDGTLILETDWETDEGHVRVIDFMPPRDAVADIVRVVEGIRGTVKMRGELILRFDYGHVVPWVRRDRHGLRAVAGPDSVYLKTPAPLVGKDFTTVSEFTVNAGDHVPFVLTWAPSHERRPRTVEADIALEDTAGFWTDWSKRCTVRGPYRKAVQRSLITLKALTYAPTGGIVAAATTSLPEQIGGPRNWDYRYCWLRDATLTLQAFLAAGYTEEASAWRDWLLRAVAGDPADLQIMYSLHGRRRLPETELTWLAGYQGSKPVRIGNAAAEQLQLDVWGEVLDCLSLTRASLMTIGDESWAIQIALMRHLESTWDKPDNGLWEVRGPRRHFVHSKVMAWVAADRMVRGIRESGMPGPLDRWEALRDTIHDEVMTRGFDADRNTFVQSYGSKELDASLLLIPKVGFLPHDDPRVIGTIDAIQRELTEDGFVLRYRPQDSDDGLPGGEGVFLACSFWMVDALLGAGRRAEATALFERLLALRNDVGLLSEEWDAHTGRQLGNMPQAFSHFGLVLSALQLHHGKAHHSNVPIGGVPASGSLPASPSGSPSGASSTASGAALT; this is encoded by the coding sequence ATGATCGGGGACCTGCACACCGCAGCCCTGGTCAGCACGGCGGGCTCCATAGACTGGCTGTGCCTCCCGCGTTTCGATTCCCCAGCGTGCTTCGCCGCGCTCCTGGATTCCCCTCAAGCCGGGCGCTGGCTCTTGGCACCTGAAACCGGGGGAATTTGCACGCGCCGCCAGTACCGAGACGGAACCCTCATCCTGGAAACGGACTGGGAAACCGATGAAGGGCACGTCCGGGTCATCGACTTCATGCCGCCGCGCGACGCCGTCGCGGACATCGTTCGCGTGGTGGAAGGGATCCGCGGGACGGTCAAGATGCGCGGGGAACTGATCCTGAGGTTCGACTATGGACACGTGGTGCCCTGGGTTCGCCGTGACAGGCACGGCCTCCGCGCGGTTGCCGGTCCGGACTCCGTCTACCTCAAGACCCCGGCGCCGTTGGTAGGCAAGGACTTCACCACGGTCAGCGAGTTCACGGTGAACGCCGGTGACCACGTCCCCTTCGTCCTGACCTGGGCGCCCAGCCACGAACGGCGGCCACGCACCGTCGAGGCAGATATCGCGCTCGAGGACACCGCAGGATTCTGGACGGATTGGTCCAAGCGTTGCACCGTCCGGGGGCCGTACCGGAAAGCCGTTCAGCGCTCCTTGATCACGCTGAAGGCCCTCACCTATGCGCCTACCGGGGGCATTGTTGCCGCCGCCACTACCTCGCTCCCCGAACAGATCGGCGGACCGCGGAACTGGGACTACCGCTATTGCTGGCTGCGTGATGCCACATTGACCCTTCAGGCCTTCCTGGCCGCGGGCTATACCGAAGAGGCCAGCGCGTGGCGGGATTGGCTACTCCGCGCAGTGGCCGGCGACCCGGCAGACCTCCAGATCATGTACAGCTTGCACGGTCGCCGGCGATTGCCCGAGACGGAGCTGACGTGGCTTGCGGGATACCAGGGTTCGAAGCCGGTCCGAATCGGGAATGCGGCAGCGGAGCAGCTTCAGCTCGACGTGTGGGGAGAGGTCCTGGACTGCCTGTCCCTGACCCGGGCATCGCTGATGACCATCGGCGATGAGTCCTGGGCTATCCAGATCGCCTTGATGCGCCACCTTGAGAGCACCTGGGACAAGCCCGACAATGGACTTTGGGAAGTACGCGGCCCGCGGCGCCACTTCGTGCACTCGAAAGTGATGGCCTGGGTTGCGGCTGACCGGATGGTCCGGGGAATCCGTGAATCCGGGATGCCCGGTCCGCTGGATCGCTGGGAGGCTTTGCGGGACACCATCCATGACGAAGTCATGACCCGCGGATTCGACGCGGACCGCAATACCTTCGTCCAGTCCTATGGGAGCAAGGAGTTGGACGCGAGCCTTCTCCTCATCCCCAAAGTGGGGTTCCTGCCGCACGACGATCCGCGCGTGATCGGCACCATTGACGCCATCCAGCGTGAGCTGACGGAAGACGGCTTTGTGCTGCGCTACCGTCCGCAGGACAGCGACGACGGACTGCCGGGTGGGGAGGGCGTCTTCCTCGCGTGTTCCTTCTGGATGGTGGACGCGCTCTTGGGGGCGGGGCGCCGTGCGGAGGCGACAGCCCTCTTCGAGAGGCTCTTGGCCCTTCGCAATGACGTGGGCCTGCTGAGCGAAGAATGGGACGCACATACGGGCCGCCAACTTGGCAATATGCCCCAGGCCTTCAGCCATTTCGGCTTGGTGCTCAGTGCTTTGCAACTTCACCACGGCAAAGCGCATCACAGCAATGTCCCGATCGGCGGGGTCCCGGCGTCGGGCTCCTTGCCGGCCTCGCCGTCGGGCTCCCCGTCAGGGGCGTCCTCGACGGCTTCAGGGGCGGCCCTGACCTGA